The genomic window CCCGTAAATGCCGGACTGGACATGATAATTACCACAACCACAGACTAAACCGCCTCCAAATTGAAAAGGcttatttcatttgatgaatCGTTAGGCCATCatctcatttttcttattttttgacaAAACTGTTTCCGACATATTGATGCCTTAACCCTGTACAAAATCTACAGAAAGACTagtcaaaattaatttacagGTTTAAGTACCTCGTATTCACAGTTCTGGTCGTGTAAGTAACAACAAAACGTCAGGTCCTCCCAACGATTTCCCCACTAAATTTCATTCTCTTTGCAACTGGGGCATCCAAAGCACTACCAGTTTGAAACTGGAAAGATGGATCATGCTGGAAAGGGCAATTGAAGCCATTTCGGCATCCCTTGGGAGTTTTAAAGTACATGCAAGGCTTCTGAGATTTGTGTTTCGATTccctcttttttatgttttgtatcaATTCTTGGTTCTGAGTTTGATTGTAATGCCTTCCATTTCGGTCCTGGATTTCTTTCTTCGCTGTTCCATGTTCCCTTATAAGGTTCTTAATGTACTCCACATCCTTCACAGGGTTAGTTTTCATACCTGCTTgaggaacactgttcggttggACAGGCTTCATAACCAGAGTGGATTGCACCAAATTAGACATTTGGTTGGGACCGGTGTCTTTGAAAGATATTTGGGTTGCCATTGATTCTCTAGGCACTGTGCTTACCGTTGTTGGCATTGAATTAGGCACTGGAATGGGCACAGGAATGGAAGAAAATACTCCAAACCCACTTGCAGGAGCAGTATCCTGATGCATGGACGCTCTACTTACTGTCGGGTGCATCTGACTAGGTTGAAGATACAAGCATCCGTTGGATGGCATTGATGGCAAAGGCATGGCAGGTTTCGGACAGGATATGGGAATCTGACATGTTGGCTTCGACCATGGCTGCTCCTCACTAGGTGTAGTTTTCCAAATGCTGTTTTTTCACTTAAGAGTGGATTTGAAGCAGGGGTGATGCATTTTGAAGAGTTCAGGGTTccaaatgacaataaaaacgGAGGCAATGCTGGTGACTGGGAAGTTTTCAGTGGTTCTGTCAAATCAGATGGCAGTTCTGTGGCTTCCTCCTCTTCAACAGGAATGAGAGGGATGATTGGAGTGAGGCTATCATCATAATCTGTATCTTCTACGTCCAAAGAAACAACAGGGCTATACAGAGAAGAATGTGTGAGACTAGGTAAAAATATGATGATTGTTGAGATCTCGGTTTAcaggaaaaagaaattttacCTGGGAGGAACAGCAGAAGGGCGTGGATAAAATGCTTCAAGAGCTCTCATTTCCCTCAGTTTTTGGGCCTGTGATTCCTGGCTTTCTTCTCCAGCTGTCACATGCCAGTTGGAACTGACAACAAACTGTTttcaggaaaaacaaaaaacaaaaagagcaaGCAGTTAGGATTCAAAATTTAATCAGCTGTAACCACTAC from Populus trichocarpa isolate Nisqually-1 chromosome 5, P.trichocarpa_v4.1, whole genome shotgun sequence includes these protein-coding regions:
- the LOC18099212 gene encoding zinc finger CCCH domain-containing protein 6; the encoded protein is MKRSSKSNRVSWAPGLNLCQERLFVSEDCPSKVGGQVQDHLQKKTSLLLLHSSGKEPNDFPPGFEGSHFLNPCKKELSCFPRIQWKCPPKFVVSSNWHVTAGEESQESQAQKLREMRALEAFYPRPSAVPPSPVVSLDVEDTDYDDSLTPIIPLIPVEEEEATELPSDLTEPLKTSQSPALPPFLLSFGTLNSSKCITPASNPLLSEKTAFGKLHLVRSSHGRSQHMHPTVSRASMHQDTAPASGFGVFSSIPVPIPVPNSMPTTVSTVPRESMATQISFKDTGPNQMSNLVQSTLVMKPVQPNSVPQAGMKTNPVKDVEYIKNLIREHGTAKKEIQDRNGRHYNQTQNQELIQNIKKRESKHKSQKPCMYFKTPKGCRNGFNCPFQHDPSFQFQTGSALDAPVAKRMKFSGEIVGRT